The following coding sequences are from one Pseudonocardia sp. EC080619-01 window:
- a CDS encoding ABC transporter ATP-binding protein, whose translation MSVIAMHGVTKSYGDVTALDDVSFTLEENRIHGLLGRNGAGKTTAMQILTAQNFATSGTAEIFGERPYENAPVLARTCFIRESLKYPDAYKVRHALRAAASVYPHWDQAFADQLVAEFGLPANRACKKLSRGQQSAVGVVVGLASRAPLTFFDEPYLGLDAVARQLFYDRLLADYAEHPRTVVLSTHLIDEVSDLIEHVVLIDQGRVLIDSDAEDLRGRAVTVTGPVEPVERFARGHVELHREQLGGFLRVTLSGARPEPAQPDLQFEPVSLQQLVVRTTQLNSGPRVDGARTDREVLS comes from the coding sequence ATGAGCGTGATCGCGATGCACGGCGTGACCAAGAGCTACGGCGACGTGACCGCACTGGACGACGTGAGCTTCACGCTCGAGGAGAACCGCATCCACGGCCTGCTCGGCCGCAACGGCGCCGGCAAGACCACCGCGATGCAGATCCTCACCGCGCAGAACTTCGCGACGTCCGGCACCGCGGAGATCTTCGGCGAGCGGCCCTACGAGAACGCCCCGGTCCTCGCCCGCACCTGCTTCATCCGCGAGTCGCTGAAGTACCCGGACGCCTACAAGGTCCGGCACGCCCTGCGCGCCGCGGCGTCCGTCTACCCGCACTGGGACCAGGCCTTCGCCGACCAGCTCGTCGCCGAGTTCGGGCTGCCGGCGAACCGGGCCTGCAAGAAGCTCTCCCGCGGCCAGCAGTCCGCTGTCGGCGTGGTCGTCGGCCTCGCCTCGCGGGCCCCGCTGACCTTCTTCGACGAGCCCTACCTCGGTCTCGACGCCGTCGCCCGGCAGCTGTTCTACGACCGCCTGCTCGCCGACTACGCCGAGCATCCCCGCACGGTGGTGCTGTCCACCCACCTGATCGACGAGGTGTCCGACCTGATCGAGCACGTCGTGCTGATCGACCAGGGCCGGGTGCTGATCGACTCCGACGCGGAGGACCTGCGGGGGCGCGCCGTCACCGTCACCGGGCCGGTCGAGCCGGTGGAGCGCTTCGCCCGCGGGCACGTGGAGCTCCACCGCGAGCAGCTCGGCGGGTTCCTGCGGGTCACGCTCTCCGGGGCACGCCCGGAGCCGGCCCAGCCGGACCTGCAGTTCGAGCCGGTCTCGCTGCAGCAGCTCGTCGTCCGCACCACGCAGCTGAACTCCGGGCCCCGTGTCGACGGGGCCCGCACCGACCGGGAGGTCCTGTCGTGA
- a CDS encoding GntR family transcriptional regulator, translating to MNDDGRPLFVQIAGEITSAVVDGTYPEETQVPSSNELAAFHRINPATAAKGLNQLVSEGVLYKRRGIGMFVAEGARTRLLESRREDFARRYIAPLVTEARKIGLDPEQLKKMIDVWGDER from the coding sequence GTGAACGACGACGGCCGCCCGCTGTTCGTGCAGATCGCCGGGGAGATCACCTCCGCGGTGGTGGACGGGACCTACCCCGAGGAGACCCAGGTCCCGTCCAGCAACGAGCTCGCCGCGTTCCACCGGATCAACCCGGCGACCGCGGCGAAGGGGCTGAACCAGCTGGTCAGCGAGGGTGTCCTCTACAAGAGACGGGGGATCGGGATGTTCGTGGCCGAGGGGGCGCGGACCCGTTTGCTGGAGAGCAGGCGGGAGGACTTCGCCCGCCGGTACATCGCTCCGCTGGTCACCGAGGCACGCAAGATCGGGCTCGACCCGGAGCAGCTGAAGAAGATGATCGACGTCTGGGGGGACGAGCGATGA
- a CDS encoding helix-turn-helix transcriptional regulator translates to MHAFDVLGDPVRRRILELLARGEHTAGRVTEVIRAEFGISQPAVSQQLKVLRENGFATVRAEGTRRIYAVDQSGVDDAGQWLDGLRAFWSQRLDALDTELARGRRHRRKGTSA, encoded by the coding sequence GTGCACGCGTTCGACGTCCTGGGCGACCCCGTCCGGCGCCGGATCCTCGAGCTGCTGGCCCGCGGCGAACACACCGCGGGCCGCGTCACCGAGGTCATCCGGGCCGAGTTCGGGATCTCCCAGCCTGCCGTGTCGCAGCAGCTGAAGGTGTTGCGGGAGAACGGATTCGCCACCGTCCGGGCGGAGGGGACGCGGCGCATCTACGCCGTCGACCAGTCCGGAGTGGACGACGCCGGGCAGTGGCTCGACGGGCTGCGCGCCTTCTGGTCGCAGCGCCTCGACGCACTGGACACCGAGCTCGCGCGCGGCCGTCGTCACCGCCGGAAAGGGACCTCCGCATGA
- a CDS encoding SRPBCC family protein, whose protein sequence is MTATPGTVTRDPDGRARLTFRRTFPEPVDDVWSAITDPGRCARWFGTWTGDARPGGTVRLSLTSDEDGGGPPSDARIVVCEPPHELAVEIAEESGPPWELAVSLTPDPPSGTVLVFEHVLPDGFSPADAGPGWHWYLDRLAATLSDSAMPDWEETLAANGPHYPR, encoded by the coding sequence ATGACCGCGACACCCGGAACCGTGACCCGCGATCCCGACGGACGGGCACGACTCACCTTCCGCCGCACGTTCCCCGAGCCCGTGGACGACGTCTGGTCGGCGATCACCGATCCCGGCCGGTGCGCCCGCTGGTTCGGCACCTGGACCGGCGACGCCCGGCCCGGCGGGACCGTCCGGCTCAGCCTGACCAGCGACGAGGACGGTGGTGGCCCGCCGTCCGACGCCCGGATCGTCGTCTGCGAGCCGCCGCACGAGCTGGCCGTGGAGATCGCCGAGGAGTCGGGGCCGCCGTGGGAGCTGGCCGTCTCGCTCACCCCGGACCCGCCGTCGGGGACCGTGCTCGTGTTCGAGCACGTGCTGCCGGACGGGTTCTCCCCCGCCGACGCCGGGCCGGGCTGGCACTGGTACCTCGACCGGCTCGCCGCGACCCTCTCGGACTCGGCGATGCCCGACTGGGAGGAGACCCTGGCCGCGAACGGCCCACACTACCCCCGCTGA
- a CDS encoding TetR/AcrR family transcriptional regulator encodes MNASRTARERARTELVAEITAAARRQLAETGAAALSMRAVSREIGMVSSALHRYFPTRDDLLTALIVQSYEALAGAVGPAARAEPDPAGRWRAIARAVRTWALAHPHEYALIYGSPVPGYRAPAETVPSAARVIAPFAELLADAHAAGTLRVPEDTASAPAGDAARLRDALGTPDLPDAALLAGVTAWTGVFGHVSFELFGQFENVLEDRDAVFEGTVERLGRLAGLVP; translated from the coding sequence ATGAACGCCTCCCGCACGGCCCGCGAACGGGCCCGCACCGAGCTCGTCGCCGAGATCACCGCGGCCGCCCGCAGGCAGCTGGCCGAGACCGGGGCCGCCGCGCTGTCGATGCGCGCGGTGTCCCGGGAGATCGGGATGGTGTCGTCCGCGCTGCACCGGTACTTCCCGACCCGCGACGACCTGCTCACCGCGCTGATCGTGCAGAGCTACGAGGCCCTCGCCGGCGCCGTCGGCCCGGCCGCGCGCGCCGAGCCGGACCCCGCGGGCCGCTGGCGGGCGATCGCCCGCGCGGTGCGCACCTGGGCACTGGCGCACCCGCACGAGTACGCGCTGATCTACGGCTCCCCCGTCCCCGGCTACCGGGCGCCCGCCGAGACCGTCCCGTCGGCCGCCCGGGTGATCGCCCCGTTCGCGGAGCTGCTCGCCGACGCGCACGCCGCCGGCACGCTGCGGGTGCCCGAGGACACCGCGTCCGCTCCGGCGGGCGACGCCGCGCGGCTGCGGGACGCGCTCGGGACCCCGGACCTGCCCGACGCCGCGCTCCTGGCCGGCGTCACCGCGTGGACCGGCGTGTTCGGGCACGTCTCGTTCGAGCTGTTCGGCCAGTTCGAGAACGTCCTCGAGGACCGCGACGCCGTCTTCGAGGGCACCGTCGAGCGCCTCGGCCGCCTCGCCGGGCTGGTCCCCTGA
- a CDS encoding ATP-binding cassette domain-containing protein: MRLVGIHHTHASGTVALRGVDLDVDPAVATVLRGGNGAGKSTLLRIAAGAVVPTAGAVEDRPAVVGYLPDRFPATMKIPPRRWLDHLARVRGLEPDDLLDRADELLTELGYDGDDDEPMAELSKGNTQKIGLVQALVCDPGALVLDEPWSGLDDDAADALTRLLAGRTGATLVTDHTGTALELPGARVHRLREGRIATDADPESVPLPAAPPPGAMMRIDLACAGDPRPLIEQVLPPARVEGAAPGRFTVRVPAPEADAWLTAALSAGCAVRSVRPVRTERPRDGAPSGRTPRGASGPVGDGPGAAPQPDRTPYAEAHRAARPRRGARGPAW; the protein is encoded by the coding sequence GTGCGCCTCGTCGGCATCCACCACACCCATGCGTCCGGGACGGTCGCGCTGCGGGGTGTCGACCTGGACGTCGATCCGGCCGTCGCCACCGTGCTGCGCGGTGGGAACGGCGCGGGGAAGTCGACCCTGCTGCGGATCGCCGCGGGCGCCGTGGTGCCCACCGCGGGTGCGGTCGAGGACCGGCCCGCCGTCGTCGGGTACCTGCCCGACCGGTTCCCCGCCACGATGAAGATCCCGCCGCGGCGCTGGCTCGACCACCTCGCCCGGGTCCGCGGGCTCGAGCCCGACGACCTCCTCGACCGGGCCGACGAGCTGCTCACCGAGCTCGGCTACGACGGTGACGACGACGAGCCGATGGCCGAGCTCTCCAAGGGCAACACCCAGAAGATCGGCCTCGTCCAGGCACTGGTGTGCGACCCGGGCGCGCTCGTCCTGGACGAGCCCTGGTCCGGCCTCGACGACGACGCCGCCGACGCCCTCACCCGGCTGCTCGCCGGCCGCACCGGGGCGACCCTGGTCACCGACCACACCGGAACCGCCCTCGAGCTGCCCGGGGCACGGGTGCACCGGCTCCGGGAGGGCCGGATCGCGACCGACGCCGATCCCGAGTCGGTGCCGTTGCCGGCGGCGCCGCCACCCGGCGCGATGATGCGGATCGACCTGGCGTGCGCCGGCGATCCTCGCCCGTTGATCGAGCAGGTCCTGCCGCCGGCGCGGGTCGAGGGCGCCGCCCCGGGCCGCTTCACCGTGCGGGTGCCCGCCCCGGAGGCCGACGCCTGGCTCACCGCCGCCCTCTCCGCCGGATGTGCCGTCCGGTCCGTGCGCCCGGTCCGTACCGAGCGGCCCCGGGACGGCGCGCCCTCCGGCCGGACGCCGAGGGGTGCGTCCGGCCCGGTGGGCGACGGCCCCGGGGCGGCGCCGCAGCCCGACCGGACCCCCTACGCCGAGGCCCACCGCGCCGCGCGCCCGCGCCGCGGCGCACGGGGGCCCGCGTGGTGA
- a CDS encoding DedA family protein yields the protein MTQWVFDIVDRLGAAGIGLLIFLENVIPPIPSEVILPLGGFRASTGAMDPIGVWAAATIGAVAGALVLYALGSWLGFERVHALAGKRWFVLSSQKDLEKGLVLFERYGSWFVLGGRCIPIVRSLISIPAGIAGMPLSRFTALSTLGSAVWNALFVYLGFALGERWEVVEGYMSPISKVVAVAGALVLVWLVWRKVRQRRARGGVEEADAAPR from the coding sequence GTGACGCAATGGGTGTTCGACATCGTGGACCGGCTCGGCGCGGCCGGGATCGGCTTGCTGATCTTCCTGGAGAACGTGATCCCGCCGATCCCGTCGGAGGTCATCCTCCCGCTCGGCGGGTTCCGTGCGTCGACCGGCGCGATGGACCCGATCGGGGTCTGGGCGGCCGCGACGATCGGCGCCGTCGCCGGTGCGCTCGTCCTCTACGCCCTGGGGTCGTGGCTGGGCTTCGAGCGGGTGCACGCCCTCGCCGGGAAGCGCTGGTTCGTCCTCTCCAGCCAGAAGGACCTGGAGAAGGGACTCGTCCTCTTCGAGCGCTACGGCAGCTGGTTCGTGCTCGGGGGACGGTGCATCCCGATCGTCCGGAGCCTGATCTCGATCCCGGCCGGCATCGCCGGGATGCCGCTGTCCCGGTTCACGGCGCTCTCCACGCTCGGCAGCGCCGTGTGGAACGCCCTGTTCGTCTACCTCGGGTTCGCGCTCGGGGAGCGCTGGGAGGTCGTCGAGGGCTACATGTCGCCGATCAGCAAGGTCGTCGCGGTGGCCGGCGCGCTCGTCCTGGTGTGGCTGGTCTGGCGGAAGGTCCGGCAGCGTCGCGCCCGCGGCGGGGTGGAGGAGGCCGACGCAGCGCCGCGCTGA
- a CDS encoding Dabb family protein: MIRNVVVGRLKDGVGPAEIEKGLQALRDLEVEGLDLDLMAGLDLGLREGNAHFVLTLDLPDEESYRIYDADDEHNRIRREMVAPLCTSIERIQFRLPG; this comes from the coding sequence ATGATCCGCAACGTGGTCGTGGGACGGCTGAAGGACGGGGTCGGTCCCGCGGAGATCGAGAAGGGCTTGCAGGCGCTGCGCGACCTCGAGGTCGAGGGCCTCGACCTGGACCTCATGGCCGGTCTCGACCTGGGGCTCCGCGAGGGCAACGCACACTTCGTGCTGACCCTCGACCTGCCCGACGAGGAGTCGTACCGGATCTACGACGCCGACGACGAGCACAACCGGATCCGGCGCGAGATGGTCGCCCCGCTGTGCACCTCGATCGAGCGGATCCAGTTCCGGCTGCCCGGCTGA
- a CDS encoding 3-hydroxyacyl-CoA dehydrogenase NAD-binding domain-containing protein — translation MSEQKAVRWEKDADGIAIVTLDDPGRSANTMNDRYKAAMGEVVDELVAAKDDITGVIVTSAKKTFFAGGDLEQLSSAGPDDGAQVFENVTEVKAQLRKLETLGKPVVAAMAGTALGGGLEIGLACHHRVGIDAKGVVYGLPEVSLGLLPGGGGVTRITRMLGIANGFMNVLAQGQRHKPAKALELGIVDELATTPDEVLAKAKAWIAANPEAAQPWDKPKYKIPGGTPSNPSLASILPAFPANLRKQLKGAPMPAPRNILAAAVEGSQVDFDTALRIEGRYFAELVTGQVSKNMTKAFFFDLNAINGGKSRPDGPEKWQPTKVAVLGAGMMGAGIAYVCSLAGWDVVLKDVSKEAADKGKAYSQSLVEKGVSRGKTTQEKGDALLGRITPTDDYADLAGCDVVIEAVFESVELKQEVFREAAKHIQPDALLCSNTSTLPITELAKGVDRPDDFIGLHFFSPVDKMPLVEIIKGERTNDEALAKAFDLTLGIKKTPIVVNDSRGFFTSRVIGTFINEGVAMIAEGIDPQTIEQASSQAGYPAPVLQLMDELTLTLPRKIREETKKGVEAAGGTWTPHPSDAVIDRMLDEYDRKGKSSGAGFYEYSDGKRAGLWPGLREQFGATNHDVDLHELSERMLFIESIETVRCVDEGVLETVADANIGSIFGIGFPAWTGGVLQYIEGYPGGPAGFVARADELKASYGDRFDVPQSLRDRAAKGESATAAA, via the coding sequence GTGAGTGAGCAGAAGGCCGTCCGCTGGGAGAAGGACGCGGACGGGATCGCGATCGTCACCCTCGACGACCCCGGCCGCAGCGCCAACACCATGAACGACCGCTACAAGGCGGCCATGGGCGAGGTCGTCGACGAACTCGTCGCCGCGAAGGACGACATCACCGGCGTGATCGTCACCTCGGCGAAGAAGACCTTCTTCGCCGGTGGCGACCTGGAGCAGCTCTCGTCCGCCGGCCCGGACGACGGCGCCCAGGTGTTCGAGAACGTCACCGAGGTCAAGGCCCAGCTGCGCAAGCTGGAGACCCTCGGCAAGCCCGTCGTCGCCGCGATGGCGGGCACCGCGCTCGGCGGTGGCCTGGAGATCGGGCTGGCGTGCCACCACCGGGTCGGGATCGACGCCAAGGGCGTCGTCTACGGCCTGCCGGAGGTCTCGCTGGGCCTGCTCCCCGGGGGCGGCGGCGTCACCCGCATCACCCGGATGCTCGGCATCGCCAACGGCTTCATGAACGTCCTCGCGCAGGGCCAGCGGCACAAGCCGGCCAAGGCCCTCGAGCTGGGGATCGTCGACGAGCTGGCCACCACGCCCGACGAGGTGCTGGCGAAGGCCAAGGCGTGGATCGCGGCGAACCCGGAGGCCGCGCAGCCCTGGGACAAGCCGAAGTACAAGATCCCCGGCGGCACCCCGTCGAACCCGTCGCTGGCCTCGATCCTGCCCGCCTTCCCGGCGAACCTGCGCAAGCAGCTCAAGGGCGCCCCGATGCCGGCCCCGCGCAACATCCTGGCCGCGGCCGTCGAGGGCTCCCAGGTCGACTTCGACACCGCGCTGCGGATCGAGGGCCGGTACTTCGCCGAGCTCGTCACCGGCCAGGTCTCGAAGAACATGACCAAGGCGTTCTTCTTCGACCTGAACGCGATCAACGGCGGCAAGTCCCGCCCGGACGGCCCCGAGAAGTGGCAGCCCACCAAGGTCGCCGTGCTCGGCGCCGGGATGATGGGCGCGGGCATCGCCTACGTCTGCTCGCTCGCCGGCTGGGACGTCGTCCTGAAGGACGTCTCGAAGGAGGCGGCCGACAAGGGCAAGGCGTACTCGCAGAGCCTGGTCGAGAAGGGCGTCTCCCGCGGGAAGACCACCCAGGAGAAGGGCGACGCCCTGCTCGGCCGGATCACCCCGACCGACGACTACGCCGATCTCGCCGGCTGCGACGTCGTCATCGAGGCCGTGTTCGAGTCGGTCGAGCTCAAGCAGGAGGTGTTCCGCGAGGCGGCCAAGCACATCCAGCCGGACGCGCTGCTGTGCTCGAACACCTCGACCCTGCCGATCACCGAGCTCGCGAAGGGCGTCGACCGGCCGGACGACTTCATCGGCCTGCACTTCTTCTCGCCGGTGGACAAGATGCCGCTGGTCGAGATCATCAAGGGCGAGCGGACCAACGACGAGGCCCTGGCCAAGGCGTTCGACCTCACGCTCGGGATCAAGAAGACGCCGATCGTCGTCAACGACTCCCGCGGGTTCTTCACCAGCCGCGTGATCGGCACCTTCATCAACGAGGGTGTCGCGATGATCGCCGAGGGCATCGACCCGCAGACGATCGAGCAGGCGTCGTCGCAGGCCGGGTACCCGGCCCCGGTGCTGCAGCTGATGGACGAGCTGACCCTGACGCTGCCGCGCAAGATCCGCGAGGAGACGAAGAAGGGCGTCGAGGCCGCCGGTGGCACCTGGACCCCGCACCCGTCCGACGCGGTGATCGACCGGATGCTCGACGAGTACGACCGCAAGGGCAAGAGCTCGGGCGCCGGGTTCTACGAGTACTCCGACGGCAAGCGCGCCGGGCTCTGGCCGGGCCTGCGCGAGCAGTTCGGCGCGACGAACCACGACGTCGACCTGCACGAGCTGTCGGAGCGCATGCTGTTCATCGAGTCGATCGAGACCGTGCGTTGCGTCGACGAGGGCGTGCTGGAGACCGTGGCCGACGCCAACATCGGCTCGATCTTCGGCATCGGCTTCCCGGCCTGGACCGGTGGCGTGCTCCAGTACATCGAGGGCTACCCCGGTGGCCCGGCCGGCTTCGTCGCGCGCGCGGACGAGCTCAAGGCGTCCTACGGCGACCGGTTCGACGTCCCGCAGAGCCTGCGTGACCGGGCCGCGAAGGGGGAGTCGGCCACCGCGGCCGCCTGA
- a CDS encoding acetyl-CoA C-acetyltransferase gives MSEIPEAYIYDAIRTPRGRGKASGSLHEVKPISLVVGLIDELRARNPELDPAVIDDLVLGVVSPVGDQGGDIAKTAAIAAGLPDTVAGVQLNRFCASGLEAVNTATQKVRSGMEEMVVAGGVEAMSRVPMGSDGGAWAMDPDTAYETGFVPQGIGADLIATLEGFSREDVDTFAVESQTRAAKAWANGYFANSVVPVKDRNGLTILDRDEHVRAGATLESLGGLKPSFEMMGRDGGFDAVALQQYHWVEQIDHVHHAGNSSGIVDGAALTLIGTEAAGKANGLTPRARIVATALSGADPTIMLTGPAPASKKALAKAGLTVDDIDLFEINEAFAAVALRYMRDMGISAEQTNVNGGAIAMGHPLGATGAMILGTLVDELERRDLRRGLATLCVGGGMGIATIVERV, from the coding sequence ATGAGCGAGATCCCCGAGGCCTACATCTACGACGCGATCCGCACACCGCGCGGCCGGGGCAAGGCCTCCGGCTCGCTGCACGAGGTCAAGCCGATCTCCCTGGTGGTCGGTCTGATCGACGAGCTGCGCGCCCGCAACCCCGAGCTCGACCCGGCCGTCATCGACGACCTGGTGCTCGGCGTCGTCTCCCCGGTCGGCGACCAGGGCGGTGACATCGCCAAGACCGCCGCCATCGCCGCCGGTCTGCCCGACACCGTCGCCGGTGTCCAGCTCAACCGGTTCTGCGCCTCCGGGCTGGAGGCGGTCAACACCGCCACCCAGAAGGTGCGTTCGGGCATGGAGGAGATGGTCGTCGCCGGTGGCGTCGAGGCCATGAGCCGCGTGCCGATGGGTTCCGACGGCGGCGCCTGGGCGATGGACCCGGACACCGCCTACGAGACCGGCTTCGTGCCGCAGGGCATCGGCGCCGACCTGATCGCCACCCTCGAGGGCTTCTCCCGCGAGGACGTCGACACCTTCGCCGTCGAGTCCCAGACCCGCGCCGCCAAGGCGTGGGCGAACGGGTACTTCGCCAACTCGGTGGTCCCGGTGAAGGACCGCAACGGTCTGACGATCCTCGACCGCGACGAGCACGTGCGGGCCGGCGCCACGCTGGAGAGCCTGGGCGGGCTGAAGCCGTCGTTCGAGATGATGGGCCGCGACGGCGGGTTCGACGCCGTCGCGCTGCAGCAGTACCACTGGGTCGAGCAGATCGACCACGTCCACCACGCCGGGAACTCGTCGGGCATCGTCGACGGCGCCGCGCTGACGCTGATCGGCACCGAGGCGGCCGGGAAGGCCAACGGCCTGACCCCGCGGGCCCGGATCGTCGCCACCGCGCTGTCCGGCGCCGACCCGACGATCATGCTGACGGGCCCGGCACCGGCGTCGAAGAAGGCGCTCGCCAAGGCCGGCCTCACCGTCGACGACATCGACCTCTTCGAGATCAACGAGGCGTTCGCCGCGGTCGCCCTGCGCTACATGCGTGACATGGGCATCTCGGCCGAGCAGACCAACGTCAACGGCGGCGCCATCGCGATGGGCCACCCGCTCGGCGCCACCGGCGCGATGATCCTCGGCACCCTGGTCGACGAGCTCGAGCGCCGCGACCTGCGCCGTGGCCTCGCCACGCTGTGCGTGGGCGGCGGCATGGGCATCGCGACCATCGTCGAGCGTGTGTGA
- a CDS encoding MerR family transcriptional regulator yields MSAAPTESEDLLTVDQLAERTGVSVRTIRFYAGKGLIPAPRLRGRTGLYDAGHRARLELISELTGLGFTLAAIERQLERLPHDAGPEELALQRALLTPWIPESGEDLTRAELDRRAGHRLSDADVDTLAHLGALVRRDDGTVRVHGAIALATGLDALASGLPPELWQRAQAAIEKHTAALAEDLMSLFQDEVLQPYRDRGRPADERTRLAAALSRLKPVTVQGVVATFGRAVNRTIRERVGGTSQNG; encoded by the coding sequence ATGTCCGCCGCGCCGACCGAGTCCGAGGACCTCCTGACCGTCGACCAGCTCGCCGAGCGGACCGGGGTCTCGGTGCGGACCATCCGGTTCTACGCGGGCAAGGGCCTCATCCCCGCACCACGGCTGCGCGGCCGCACGGGCCTGTACGACGCCGGGCACCGCGCCCGCCTCGAACTGATCAGCGAGCTGACCGGGCTGGGCTTCACCCTCGCCGCGATCGAACGGCAGCTGGAACGGCTCCCGCACGACGCCGGCCCCGAGGAGCTCGCGCTGCAACGGGCGCTGCTCACCCCGTGGATCCCGGAGAGCGGCGAGGACCTGACCCGCGCCGAGCTGGACCGCCGGGCGGGCCACCGGCTGTCCGACGCCGACGTCGACACCCTCGCCCACCTCGGCGCCCTCGTCCGGCGCGACGACGGCACCGTCCGCGTGCACGGCGCCATCGCACTGGCCACCGGACTGGACGCGCTCGCCTCCGGGCTGCCGCCCGAGCTGTGGCAGCGCGCCCAGGCGGCGATCGAGAAGCACACCGCGGCCCTGGCCGAGGACCTCATGAGCCTGTTCCAGGACGAGGTGCTCCAGCCCTACCGGGACCGCGGCCGCCCCGCCGACGAGCGCACCCGGCTCGCCGCGGCGCTGTCCCGGCTCAAGCCCGTCACCGTGCAGGGCGTCGTCGCGACGTTCGGCCGGGCCGTGAACCGGACGATCCGGGAGCGGGTGGGCGGGACGTCGCAGAACGGGTGA
- a CDS encoding thioesterase family protein — MASFEFPVRVRYHEVDAQGVVFNAWYLAWFDEAMTEFLEFRGLTYRAMLDAGFDVQLVHTEIDWRAGVGWGEDVAVAVSTARLGRTSFALDFQVRSTGEDGEVVVTCDCRTVYVVIAVDGSGKQEIPPLIRHALGEPEPMLPFA; from the coding sequence ATGGCGTCGTTCGAGTTCCCGGTCCGGGTGCGCTACCACGAGGTGGACGCGCAGGGTGTCGTCTTCAACGCCTGGTACCTCGCCTGGTTCGACGAGGCGATGACCGAGTTCCTCGAGTTCCGCGGCCTCACCTACCGCGCGATGCTCGACGCCGGGTTCGACGTCCAGCTCGTCCACACCGAGATCGACTGGCGGGCCGGGGTGGGCTGGGGCGAGGACGTCGCCGTCGCCGTCTCCACGGCCCGGCTCGGCCGCACGAGCTTCGCCCTCGACTTCCAGGTCCGCAGCACCGGCGAGGACGGCGAGGTCGTCGTCACCTGCGACTGCCGCACCGTCTACGTGGTCATCGCCGTCGACGGCTCCGGCAAGCAGGAGATCCCGCCGCTGATCCGGCACGCGCTCGGCGAGCCGGAGCCGATGCTGCCCTTCGCCTGA
- a CDS encoding fumarylacetoacetate hydrolase family protein → MTIAPQLPSSPPPGLALGAVAGAGRPGGSRIVCPLPDGGLLDVGSLATAQRGPHPELLTAPNLDRLLDAGAPAWREVVEWLRGWRDDHERAAAHRLPVDGLVPVLPFTVADYVDFYACEQHARNAGLIFRPDAEPLTPNWRHLPVGYHGRAGTVRVSGSPVVRPSGQRGADDFGPTRRLDLEAELGFVLGGPVPGPVSVDDAADHVFGVVLLNDWSARDVQGFETRPLGPHLGKSFATSISAWVTPMAELAAARVPLPPHDPAPLPYLSPREPARGLDIGLEVHLDGHRVSSPPAADLYWSPEQMVAHLTSNGAGLRAGDLLGSGTVSGPRREQFGSLLELSWNGRDPVMLPGGTPRSWLSDGDEVVLTATAPAADGSRFSLGEVRGRIRPAV, encoded by the coding sequence GTGACGATCGCGCCGCAGCTCCCGTCCAGCCCGCCGCCCGGACTCGCGCTCGGCGCCGTCGCGGGGGCCGGTCGCCCCGGCGGCTCACGGATCGTGTGCCCGCTTCCCGACGGCGGTCTGCTCGACGTCGGCTCGCTCGCCACCGCGCAGCGCGGCCCCCACCCGGAGCTGCTGACCGCGCCGAACCTCGACCGCCTGCTCGACGCCGGCGCCCCGGCCTGGCGCGAGGTCGTCGAGTGGCTGCGGGGTTGGCGCGACGACCACGAGCGGGCCGCGGCGCACCGGCTGCCGGTCGACGGGCTCGTCCCCGTCCTGCCCTTCACCGTCGCCGACTACGTCGACTTCTACGCCTGCGAGCAGCACGCGCGGAACGCCGGGCTGATCTTCCGGCCGGACGCCGAGCCGCTCACCCCGAACTGGCGCCACCTCCCGGTCGGCTACCACGGTCGCGCGGGGACGGTGCGGGTCAGCGGCAGCCCGGTGGTGCGCCCGTCCGGGCAGCGCGGCGCGGACGACTTCGGCCCGACGCGACGGCTCGATCTGGAGGCGGAGCTCGGGTTCGTCCTGGGTGGACCGGTTCCCGGCCCGGTGTCCGTGGACGACGCGGCGGACCACGTCTTCGGCGTCGTGCTGCTCAACGACTGGTCGGCCCGGGACGTCCAGGGGTTCGAGACCCGGCCGCTCGGCCCGCACCTGGGCAAGTCGTTCGCGACGTCGATCTCGGCGTGGGTGACGCCGATGGCGGAGCTGGCGGCGGCCCGCGTCCCGCTCCCGCCGCACGACCCGGCGCCGCTGCCGTACCTGTCCCCGCGCGAGCCGGCCCGCGGTCTCGACATCGGCCTGGAGGTGCACCTCGACGGGCACCGGGTCTCGTCCCCGCCCGCGGCCGACCTCTACTGGTCGCCGGAGCAGATGGTGGCCCACCTGACGTCGAACGGGGCCGGTCTCCGTGCGGGCGACCTGCTCGGCTCGGGCACCGTCTCCGGTCCCCGCCGGGAGCAGTTCGGCTCGCTGCTGGAGCTGTCCTGGAACGGCCGGGACCCGGTGATGCTCCCGGGCGGCACCCCGCGCAGCTGGCTGTCCGACGGCGACGAGGTCGTCCTCACCGCGACCGCACCCGCGGCCGACGGGAGCCGCTTCTCCCTCGGCGAGGTGCGGGGCCGCATCCGGCCCGCGGTCTGA